The following proteins come from a genomic window of Paroceanicella profunda:
- a CDS encoding Dps family protein, which translates to MTESPLREKRKAALATPTALGQDARRDISAALTALLADVFTLWVKTKNFHWHVSGPHFRDYHLLFDGQAETLGEMIDPVAERVRKLGGTTIRSVGQIAAQARIPGNDADFVTPSDMLAELRSDNADLESRMRVLHGMCDDYGDVATASVLETWIDETETRIWMLFEAGRHSA; encoded by the coding sequence ATGACTGAGTCCCCGCTGCGCGAGAAGCGCAAGGCCGCGCTGGCCACTCCGACCGCCCTCGGGCAGGACGCCCGGCGCGACATTTCCGCGGCGCTGACCGCGCTGCTGGCGGATGTCTTCACGCTCTGGGTCAAGACGAAGAACTTCCACTGGCACGTGTCCGGCCCGCATTTCCGTGATTATCACCTGCTGTTCGACGGCCAGGCCGAGACGCTGGGCGAGATGATCGACCCGGTGGCGGAGCGGGTGCGCAAGCTGGGCGGCACCACGATCCGCTCCGTCGGCCAGATCGCGGCGCAGGCGCGCATTCCCGGCAATGACGCCGATTTCGTCACCCCCTCGGACATGCTGGCCGAGCTGCGCAGCGACAATGCCGATCTCGAAAGCCGGATGCGGGTGCTGCACGGGATGTGCGACGATTACGGCGACGTGGCCACAGCCAGCGTGCTGGAGACCTGGATCGACGAGACCGAGACCCGGATCTGGATGCTGTTCGAGGCCGGCCGCCACTCGGCCTGA
- a CDS encoding response regulator transcription factor → MTQFLIAVLDDDDHVRDATASLLRSAGHRTRVFASVAAFSAHDAREIACIVSDYRMPGRSGLELLEELRARACTVPFILVTAFLSEPLRRRALASGALAVLDKPLDEVRLLALLETALNGPAPQG, encoded by the coding sequence GTGACCCAGTTTCTCATAGCCGTTCTGGACGATGACGACCATGTACGTGATGCCACCGCGAGCCTCCTGCGGTCTGCAGGCCATCGCACCCGGGTGTTTGCCTCGGTGGCGGCGTTCTCGGCGCATGACGCGCGGGAGATCGCGTGCATCGTCAGCGATTACCGCATGCCCGGGCGCTCCGGGCTGGAGTTGCTGGAGGAGTTGCGCGCCCGCGCCTGCACGGTGCCGTTCATCCTGGTGACGGCCTTCCTCTCCGAACCGCTGCGCCGCCGTGCCCTTGCGAGCGGCGCTCTGGCCGTGCTGGACAAGCCGCTGGACGAGGTCCGGCTGCTCGCGCTGCTCGAAACCGCGCTGAACGGCCCTGCCCCGCAGGGCTGA
- a CDS encoding response regulator transcription factor yields MTSDRPAEPGRDTVVIVDDDPRVRGSIDSLLRSVGLHTRTCESAMELLDGGLPDGTSCIIADIRMPRIGGLELQQRLAELGHGIPLIFMTGHGDIPMSVQAMKAGAVDFLTKPFRDQDMLDAVDAALARDRARRARDEAAAALRARHDSLTPREREVMEGVVRGLLNKQIAGELGLAEITVKLHRSSMMRKMDTRSVADLVRLSEWLRQS; encoded by the coding sequence ATGACGAGTGACCGCCCTGCCGAGCCCGGACGCGATACCGTCGTCATCGTTGACGACGATCCCCGGGTGCGCGGCTCCATCGACAGTCTGCTGCGCTCGGTCGGCCTGCACACCCGGACCTGCGAGAGCGCGATGGAGCTGCTCGACGGCGGCCTGCCCGACGGCACGAGCTGCATCATCGCCGACATCCGCATGCCGCGCATCGGCGGGCTGGAGCTGCAGCAGCGCCTCGCGGAGCTGGGCCACGGCATTCCGCTCATCTTCATGACCGGGCATGGCGACATCCCCATGTCCGTGCAGGCGATGAAGGCCGGCGCGGTAGACTTCCTCACCAAGCCGTTCCGGGACCAGGACATGCTGGACGCCGTGGACGCGGCCCTGGCCCGGGACCGGGCCCGCCGCGCGCGGGACGAGGCGGCCGCCGCCCTGCGCGCCCGGCACGACAGCCTCACCCCGCGTGAGCGCGAGGTGATGGAGGGCGTGGTGCGCGGCCTGCTGAACAAGCAGATCGCCGGGGAACTGGGCCTCGCGGAGATCACCGTGAAGCTGCACCGCTCCAGCATGATGAGGAAGATGGACACCCGCTCCGTGGCCGACCTGGTGCGCCTCTCCGAGTGGCTGCGCCAGTCCTGA
- a CDS encoding MarC family protein: MDFSTIDLKLFATLFLLLLIGIGPKIALVPFLEKTRGATPEVQREVGRRMVITAVIAALVVFMVGGLLLKMLHITSGAVAVAGAIILAHIAVRMALGPGEEVVKEAHMVPKDLTKMAVYPLAVPYLFNPVGITVVIIASDSAEGIVATLMVLGLILLVGALDYLLFSNIDKIAKRINPTSLVVSEIVFGILLTAVAVQLLLFGLRSLGVLAPGVAGH; the protein is encoded by the coding sequence TTGGACTTTTCGACAATTGATCTCAAACTCTTCGCGACACTGTTCCTGCTGCTGCTCATCGGAATCGGCCCGAAAATTGCCCTCGTCCCCTTCCTGGAGAAGACCAGGGGCGCCACGCCGGAGGTGCAGCGCGAGGTGGGGCGGCGCATGGTGATCACGGCGGTGATCGCCGCGCTGGTGGTGTTCATGGTCGGCGGGCTGCTGCTGAAGATGCTGCACATCACCTCGGGCGCGGTGGCGGTGGCCGGGGCGATCATCCTGGCCCATATCGCGGTGCGCATGGCGCTGGGGCCCGGCGAGGAGGTGGTCAAGGAAGCCCACATGGTGCCGAAGGACCTCACCAAGATGGCGGTGTACCCGCTGGCCGTGCCCTACCTGTTCAACCCGGTGGGCATCACGGTGGTGATCATCGCCTCCGACAGCGCCGAGGGCATCGTCGCCACGCTGATGGTGCTGGGGCTCATCCTGCTGGTGGGCGCGCTGGACTACCTGCTGTTCAGCAACATCGACAAGATCGCGAAGCGCATCAACCCCACCTCGCTCGTGGTGTCGGAAATCGTGTTCGGCATCCTGCTCACCGCGGTCGCCGTGCAGCTCCTGCTCTTCGGCCTGCGGTCGCTGGGCGTGCTCGCCCCCGGAGTGGCGGGGCACTGA
- a CDS encoding TAXI family TRAP transporter solute-binding subunit produces MRPREMQVVQGPAAKAQAPRPEPRYITVLSAEPQLVYHRKAVALCAEVNRICLNRPLRCVVEPTRGTRENLRLLAEGRADFAFVQADIAIAATEAPVRPLALRASPAGDTAPEGPVLPRAAWTEPRFTVHREGLFVLVREGSGLNTLSDLSGRRISLGPEGSSSRATAARVLDRVALSTPPEDRPMTLAAQWPALCNGEIDAAFRVTGGEDGAAPPAPGTLVLRPPWPYGPSDTGAPATAACSLRLLALDAQDTGSAAPGQRAALALGTGAPVPGIAVSALLVTSTAACADCDAARALVAAVARRIFGESPRTVPPAQCAAPAR; encoded by the coding sequence GTGCGCCCTCGCGAGATGCAGGTGGTGCAAGGCCCCGCGGCGAAGGCGCAGGCCCCTCGGCCGGAGCCGCGCTACATCACCGTGCTCTCGGCAGAGCCGCAGCTGGTCTACCACCGCAAGGCCGTCGCGCTCTGCGCCGAGGTGAACCGGATCTGCCTGAACCGCCCGCTGCGCTGCGTGGTCGAGCCCACCCGGGGCACGCGGGAGAACCTGCGGCTGCTCGCCGAGGGGCGGGCCGATTTCGCCTTCGTCCAGGCCGATATCGCGATCGCCGCCACCGAGGCTCCGGTGCGCCCGCTGGCGCTGCGCGCCTCCCCGGCCGGGGACACCGCGCCGGAAGGACCCGTCCTGCCGCGCGCCGCCTGGACGGAGCCGCGCTTCACGGTCCACCGCGAGGGGCTCTTCGTGCTGGTGCGGGAGGGGTCGGGGCTGAACACCCTCTCCGACCTGTCGGGGCGCCGCATCAGCCTCGGCCCCGAAGGCTCCAGCAGCCGGGCCACGGCGGCGCGGGTGCTGGACCGCGTCGCCCTGTCGACCCCGCCCGAGGACCGGCCGATGACCCTCGCCGCGCAATGGCCGGCGCTGTGCAACGGCGAGATCGACGCGGCCTTCCGGGTGACCGGGGGCGAGGACGGCGCCGCCCCCCCTGCCCCGGGCACGCTGGTGCTGCGCCCGCCCTGGCCCTACGGGCCGTCGGACACCGGCGCCCCGGCCACGGCCGCCTGCAGCCTGCGGCTCCTCGCGCTCGACGCGCAGGACACCGGCTCCGCCGCCCCGGGCCAGCGGGCTGCGCTGGCGCTCGGCACGGGCGCCCCCGTGCCGGGCATCGCCGTCTCCGCCCTGCTGGTGACCTCGACAGCGGCATGTGCGGACTGCGATGCCGCGCGCGCCCTGGTCGCGGCCGTGGCCCGACGGATCTTCGGCGAAAGCCCGCGCACCGTGCCCCCGGCGCAATGCGCGGCGCCGGCGCGCTGA
- a CDS encoding M48 family metallopeptidase, translating into MFRRIAILSASAALAGCAQAPVNVFGTDVADMLAPVIRTAAIRHPGTGPNRMPPPAPPRTFSYSGRNTAPGTNYWLAEREKAPIEAASRVIYNPPLRSWLHELAGKLMAQAPEGAPPVQVHVLASSTYNAFALESGDIYVSINTLAQAASEDEVAIVLGHEIGHILLGHHDKEKVFAGQRDATGAALTGVATVGYLSGAARSGTLMSGGALQTGERRKLEENMLAVTAAKLAVDFVGNDVVNASWNRAQEGEADMFGLDLAIAAGYDPYEMYNSFAHLIEADQQRQTRLRGLEAQAEARNRAVEAEMSAALKQGRLDLDPLLKGAVSLLSDLGTAAAGDARDYVSAGYHDPVHRQDEAQAYLERFYPDVSQSSGTDYPAVQRRLKIVEINNAYALVDQALTEIMNGRFPEAHASVRAALRTGSIARDPLPRWVEALALEGMGDMRGALEALRKVNPEAPMSVQAHLEIAMLEARLGNDRAALAQLDRAQVTYGAGPVQPARVGLLMAMQRREEALRALENCETLGPPAAPECRRVAAAGGLTEPAATTGAPAGGSPLDDLRKGITDALSGLPL; encoded by the coding sequence ATGTTCAGACGGATCGCGATCCTGTCCGCGTCAGCGGCACTGGCGGGCTGCGCCCAGGCGCCGGTCAACGTGTTCGGAACCGATGTGGCCGACATGCTGGCCCCGGTGATCCGCACCGCCGCCATCCGCCATCCCGGCACCGGGCCGAACCGCATGCCGCCGCCCGCGCCGCCGCGCACCTTCTCCTATTCCGGGCGCAACACCGCGCCGGGCACCAACTACTGGCTGGCCGAGCGCGAAAAGGCGCCGATCGAGGCCGCGAGCCGGGTGATCTACAATCCGCCGCTGCGCAGCTGGCTGCACGAGCTGGCCGGCAAGCTGATGGCGCAGGCCCCGGAGGGCGCCCCGCCGGTGCAGGTTCACGTGCTGGCCAGCTCCACCTACAACGCCTTCGCGCTGGAAAGCGGGGATATCTACGTGAGCATCAACACCCTCGCCCAGGCGGCCAGCGAGGACGAGGTCGCCATCGTGCTGGGCCATGAGATCGGCCACATCCTGCTGGGCCACCACGACAAGGAGAAAGTCTTCGCCGGGCAGCGCGATGCCACCGGCGCCGCCCTCACCGGGGTGGCCACGGTGGGCTATCTCTCCGGCGCCGCGCGCTCCGGCACCCTGATGTCGGGCGGCGCGTTGCAGACCGGCGAGCGCCGCAAGCTGGAGGAGAACATGCTGGCGGTGACGGCCGCCAAGCTCGCGGTGGATTTCGTCGGCAACGACGTGGTCAACGCCTCCTGGAACCGCGCGCAGGAGGGCGAGGCGGACATGTTCGGCCTCGATCTCGCCATCGCCGCCGGCTACGACCCCTACGAGATGTACAACAGCTTCGCCCATCTCATCGAGGCCGACCAGCAGCGCCAGACCCGCCTGCGGGGCCTGGAAGCGCAAGCGGAGGCGCGCAACCGCGCCGTGGAGGCCGAGATGAGTGCCGCGCTGAAGCAGGGCCGGCTGGACCTGGACCCGCTGCTGAAGGGCGCCGTCAGCCTGCTCTCGGACCTCGGGACGGCGGCGGCCGGCGACGCGCGGGACTATGTCTCCGCCGGCTACCATGACCCCGTCCACCGGCAGGATGAGGCCCAGGCCTATCTCGAGCGCTTCTATCCCGATGTCTCCCAGTCCTCCGGCACGGATTACCCCGCGGTGCAGCGCCGGCTGAAGATCGTGGAGATCAACAACGCCTATGCGCTTGTCGACCAGGCGCTGACCGAGATCATGAACGGCAGGTTCCCGGAGGCCCACGCCAGCGTGCGCGCGGCGCTGCGCACCGGCTCCATCGCGCGTGATCCGCTGCCGCGCTGGGTGGAGGCGCTGGCGCTGGAGGGCATGGGCGACATGCGCGGCGCGCTGGAGGCGCTGCGCAAGGTGAACCCGGAGGCGCCGATGTCGGTGCAGGCCCATCTCGAGATCGCCATGCTCGAGGCCCGGCTGGGCAATGACCGCGCAGCGCTGGCCCAGCTCGACCGCGCCCAGGTCACCTATGGCGCCGGCCCGGTCCAGCCCGCGCGCGTCGGGCTGCTGATGGCGATGCAGCGGCGCGAGGAGGCGCTCCGCGCGCTGGAGAACTGCGAGACGCTGGGGCCGCCGGCCGCCCCGGAATGTCGCAGGGTGGCCGCGGCCGGCGGGCTCACCGAACCCGCCGCGACGACCGGTGCGCCGGCGGGCGGCTCACCGCTCGACGATCTGCGCAAGGGCATCACGGACGCCCTCTCCGGCCTGCCGCTGTGA
- a CDS encoding DUF305 domain-containing protein translates to MPHPLTRSARAPGTPDQGRRALFGGALLAGAALALSRLPAAAHDGKMHAAPGADPAALAAEQPFLSRNAEAMDRMMADMAVAPTGDVDADFVAMMVPHHQGAIDMAKLQLRYGRNQNLRNIAQEIIITQQQEIRAMHYALKTAATPAHD, encoded by the coding sequence ATGCCACACCCGCTCACCCGCTCCGCCCGCGCCCCGGGCACACCCGATCAGGGGCGCCGGGCCCTGTTCGGCGGCGCCCTGCTGGCCGGGGCCGCGCTGGCGCTCAGCCGGCTGCCGGCCGCCGCGCATGACGGAAAGATGCATGCCGCCCCCGGGGCCGACCCTGCCGCGCTGGCCGCCGAACAGCCGTTTCTGAGCCGGAATGCCGAGGCCATGGACCGGATGATGGCCGACATGGCCGTCGCCCCCACCGGGGACGTGGACGCGGATTTCGTCGCCATGATGGTACCCCACCATCAGGGTGCCATCGACATGGCGAAACTGCAGCTGCGCTATGGCCGCAACCAGAACCTGCGCAACATCGCGCAGGAAATCATCATCACTCAGCAGCAGGAAATCCGCGCCATGCACTACGCGCTGAAGACTGCCGCCACCCCCGCGCATGACTGA
- a CDS encoding helix-turn-helix domain-containing protein, whose product MLSLSNVSASLPRPVSLRLPDAGTDRSVGDLLSRARAALDGDPRRARRCLDELASLLEPSAPLVMEESLLLPETPDAGARPEVVRGGLAQWQLRRVTRHVEANIGDAVPVDTLARLVGLSSGHFSRAFKVSTGETPHTFVIRKRLRRAQALMLTTNEPLGELACACGFTDQAHMTRLFRKFVGETPFVWRRAHRAC is encoded by the coding sequence ATGCTCTCGCTTTCCAATGTTTCCGCCTCCCTGCCCCGCCCCGTTTCGCTCCGCCTGCCCGACGCCGGGACAGACCGGTCCGTGGGCGATCTGCTGTCGCGGGCCCGCGCGGCACTGGACGGCGACCCGCGCCGCGCCCGCCGCTGTCTCGACGAACTCGCGAGCCTGCTGGAGCCGAGCGCCCCCCTTGTCATGGAGGAGAGCCTGCTCCTGCCCGAGACGCCGGATGCCGGCGCCCGGCCCGAGGTGGTGCGCGGCGGGCTGGCCCAGTGGCAGCTGCGCCGGGTGACCCGCCATGTCGAGGCGAACATCGGCGATGCGGTTCCGGTGGACACCCTGGCGCGGCTGGTCGGGCTCAGCTCCGGGCATTTCTCCCGCGCCTTCAAGGTGAGCACCGGCGAGACACCGCATACGTTCGTCATCCGCAAGCGCCTGCGCCGGGCCCAGGCGCTGATGCTCACCACGAACGAGCCGCTGGGCGAGCTGGCCTGCGCCTGCGGCTTCACCGACCAGGCGCACATGACGCGCCTGTTCCGGAAGTTCGTGGGGGAGACCCCCTTCGTCTGGCGCCGCGCGCACCGGGCCTGCTGA
- a CDS encoding CHASE2 domain-containing protein: MSSVRGPWLRLAGWVFVVEFVISVLDPWGASRGTQQLSARVTLVMASPWYSLRWPVARSVRDRISMVLVDEDMLRQRGLPYPLPYGAQADLIWSIASRVQDPPRTRVPADLRPAAVFLDLLYADKRPPDDAFGLSFEDFDATLSEVAAWGTLAGGLPELAGRMAPLAESRPGVLVADTPVDTAAQAARLAGPGGQAASARPDGLSLIRTEAAPSEVLPDPLLYALAPDGRLSPAVRLALWMCAADPWIRAQSPACAGPPVPVAAVRAAAFASAAAVTSRACAALLRAATAPPATREAAREACLPLALTYAANAGWAPERAEAEEAGSSAAGLLAEYARARRDGHFAGALAGLRCLPESGHRARALASFDDEARRARLVALCSARSAREEEAAKGPFATVLWAAGVRDGGPVDGASREVTRFSPAAPYVWARGPDGTLSDSCADQRIGDSTAARAGETLRLFLRNLAPGGADATALCAYHRNLRPGWLISGAPVTRAFADEAIQGRVVLVGASVAGIPDLIAMRDVIAPGLWAHAMALDNVLSLGPALRQAQHGGAPVPDILSLVLTLGMAFLLSALRHRSPMERLESRLDGLLLAKGEAGIATHVVALCLDTLIAAALLLVLSVAMALFLPLPLFDWLGAAASASIALELRGPEHQVLDSKEAEGNPETNTQ, translated from the coding sequence ATGAGCTCGGTGCGCGGGCCCTGGCTGCGCCTTGCGGGCTGGGTCTTCGTGGTGGAATTCGTGATCTCCGTGCTGGACCCCTGGGGCGCCTCGCGCGGGACGCAGCAACTCTCGGCGCGCGTCACGCTGGTGATGGCCTCACCATGGTATTCGCTGCGCTGGCCGGTGGCCCGCTCCGTGCGCGACCGGATCTCCATGGTGCTGGTCGACGAGGACATGCTGCGCCAGCGCGGCCTGCCGTATCCGCTGCCCTACGGCGCGCAGGCGGACCTGATCTGGTCCATCGCCAGCCGGGTGCAGGACCCGCCGCGCACCCGGGTTCCGGCGGACCTGCGGCCCGCGGCGGTGTTCCTCGACCTGCTCTACGCCGACAAGCGCCCGCCTGACGACGCCTTCGGGCTCAGCTTCGAGGATTTCGACGCCACGCTCAGCGAGGTGGCGGCCTGGGGCACCCTGGCCGGCGGCCTGCCCGAGCTTGCCGGGCGCATGGCGCCCCTGGCCGAGAGCCGGCCGGGCGTGCTGGTGGCCGACACGCCGGTGGACACGGCCGCGCAGGCCGCCCGGCTGGCCGGCCCGGGCGGACAGGCCGCCTCCGCCCGGCCCGACGGGCTGAGCCTGATCCGCACCGAGGCGGCCCCCTCCGAGGTGCTGCCGGACCCGCTCCTCTACGCGCTCGCGCCGGATGGCCGGCTGTCCCCGGCGGTAAGGCTCGCGCTGTGGATGTGCGCGGCCGACCCGTGGATCCGCGCGCAATCGCCCGCCTGCGCCGGCCCGCCCGTGCCGGTGGCCGCTGTCCGCGCCGCCGCCTTCGCCTCCGCTGCCGCCGTCACCTCCCGGGCCTGCGCCGCCCTGCTGCGCGCCGCCACCGCACCGCCGGCCACCCGTGAGGCGGCGCGCGAAGCCTGCCTGCCCCTCGCGCTCACCTATGCCGCGAATGCCGGCTGGGCCCCGGAGCGTGCGGAGGCGGAGGAGGCGGGCTCCTCGGCCGCGGGCCTGCTGGCGGAGTATGCCCGCGCCCGCCGCGACGGGCATTTCGCGGGCGCGCTGGCCGGGCTCCGCTGCCTGCCGGAGAGCGGCCACCGGGCGCGGGCCCTGGCCAGCTTCGACGACGAGGCGCGCCGCGCGCGCCTCGTCGCGCTGTGCTCCGCCCGCTCCGCGCGCGAGGAGGAGGCGGCAAAGGGCCCGTTCGCCACCGTCCTCTGGGCCGCCGGCGTGCGCGATGGCGGCCCTGTGGATGGCGCGTCCCGCGAGGTGACCCGCTTCTCGCCCGCGGCGCCCTATGTCTGGGCGCGCGGCCCCGACGGCACGCTCTCCGACTCCTGCGCCGACCAGCGCATCGGGGACAGCACGGCGGCGCGGGCCGGCGAAACCCTGCGGCTCTTCCTGCGCAACCTCGCGCCCGGCGGGGCAGACGCCACGGCTCTCTGCGCCTATCACCGCAACCTGAGGCCCGGCTGGCTCATCTCCGGGGCCCCGGTCACCCGCGCTTTCGCCGACGAGGCGATACAGGGCCGGGTGGTGCTGGTCGGCGCCTCCGTGGCCGGCATTCCGGACCTGATAGCCATGCGCGACGTCATCGCGCCCGGCCTCTGGGCCCATGCGATGGCGCTCGACAACGTGCTCTCCCTCGGCCCGGCCCTGCGCCAGGCGCAGCATGGGGGCGCCCCGGTGCCCGACATCCTCTCGCTGGTCCTCACGCTCGGCATGGCCTTCCTGCTGTCCGCGTTGCGGCACAGAAGCCCGATGGAGCGGCTGGAATCCCGGCTCGACGGCCTCTTGCTGGCAAAGGGCGAGGCGGGCATCGCGACGCATGTGGTTGCCCTGTGCCTCGACACGCTGATCGCCGCGGCGCTGTTGCTGGTGCTGTCTGTGGCGATGGCACTCTTCCTGCCGCTGCCGCTGTTCGACTGGCTGGGTGCCGCCGCAAGTGCCTCAATCGCACTGGAACTGCGCGGCCCGGAACACCAAGTACTTGACTCGAAAGAAGCAGAAGGGAATCCTGAAACCAATACTCAATGA
- a CDS encoding FAD-dependent oxidoreductase, whose product MSDRVPASADPSARLRVYPVLTPAQCDRIRAFASEDALHAGDVLFERGGRRADLFVLLEGAIGIFHGDLAGGATETPVTVHRAGQFTGELDHVSFRALLVSARVLEPGRVLRVASGDVARLMSAEPEIGEILMRAFILRRMDFLHAGAAGITLIGPASHPDLLRLERFALRNGYPLRLVDTLGAPEAPAVLEGLGLGPADLPAVVLPGGDILRNPATPELADRLGLTEASDPLRVWDVVVVGAGPAGLATATYAASEGLSCLVIEALAPGGQAGTSSRIENYLGFPTGISGQALAARAQVQAQKFGARIAVSRAVTGVNCSCHPFRVTLEDGQDLLAATLVIASGARYRRLALSGCAAFEGSGIHYAATAMEAALCAGSDAVIVGGGNSAGQAAVYLSRRSRHVHVLVRGAGLAATMSDYLVTRIRLSPDITLHPYSEVVALTGPDRLRQVTWRDIRSGAETRVEAGNLFTMIGAEPNTAWLEGCLPLDDSGFVLTGAAAGAASPYATACPGIYAVGDVRSGSVKRVAASVGEGSAVVQELHRFLATV is encoded by the coding sequence ATGTCCGACCGCGTTCCCGCCTCCGCCGACCCCTCCGCACGCCTGCGCGTCTACCCCGTCCTCACCCCGGCGCAGTGCGACCGCATCCGCGCCTTCGCGTCCGAGGACGCGCTGCACGCTGGCGACGTGCTGTTCGAGCGGGGCGGGCGCCGGGCCGATCTCTTCGTGCTGCTGGAGGGCGCCATCGGCATCTTCCACGGCGATCTCGCCGGCGGCGCCACGGAAACCCCGGTCACCGTGCACCGGGCCGGGCAGTTCACCGGCGAACTGGACCACGTGAGCTTTCGCGCCCTGCTGGTGAGCGCGCGTGTGCTGGAGCCCGGGCGGGTGCTGCGCGTGGCCTCCGGCGACGTGGCGCGGCTGATGTCGGCGGAGCCGGAGATCGGCGAGATCCTGATGCGGGCCTTCATCCTGCGGCGCATGGATTTCCTGCACGCCGGGGCCGCCGGCATCACGCTCATCGGCCCCGCGAGCCACCCGGACCTCCTGCGCCTGGAACGCTTCGCCCTGCGCAACGGCTACCCGCTGCGGCTGGTCGATACCCTGGGGGCCCCGGAGGCGCCGGCGGTGCTGGAGGGCCTCGGCCTCGGCCCGGCCGATCTGCCCGCCGTGGTCCTGCCCGGCGGCGACATCCTGCGCAACCCCGCCACGCCGGAGCTCGCGGACCGGCTGGGCCTCACCGAGGCGTCCGATCCCCTGCGGGTCTGGGATGTCGTGGTGGTGGGGGCGGGGCCGGCCGGGCTGGCCACGGCCACCTATGCCGCCTCCGAGGGGTTGTCCTGCCTGGTGATCGAGGCGCTCGCCCCGGGCGGGCAGGCCGGCACCAGCTCACGCATCGAGAACTACCTCGGCTTTCCCACCGGCATCTCCGGCCAGGCGCTGGCCGCCCGGGCCCAGGTGCAGGCACAGAAATTCGGCGCGCGCATCGCGGTGTCGCGCGCGGTGACCGGGGTGAACTGCAGCTGCCACCCCTTCCGCGTCACGCTGGAGGACGGGCAGGACCTGCTTGCCGCGACCCTGGTCATCGCTTCCGGCGCGCGCTACCGCCGGCTGGCGCTGAGCGGTTGCGCGGCCTTCGAGGGCAGCGGCATCCACTATGCGGCCACGGCGATGGAAGCCGCGCTGTGTGCCGGCTCGGACGCGGTGATCGTGGGCGGCGGCAATTCCGCCGGGCAGGCGGCGGTCTACCTCTCGCGCCGCAGCCGCCACGTGCATGTACTGGTGCGCGGCGCGGGCCTCGCGGCCACCATGTCGGACTATCTCGTCACCCGGATCCGCCTGTCGCCGGACATCACCCTGCATCCCTACAGCGAGGTGGTCGCCCTCACCGGCCCCGACCGGCTGCGGCAGGTGACCTGGCGCGACATCCGCAGCGGCGCCGAAACGCGGGTGGAGGCCGGCAACCTCTTCACCATGATCGGGGCGGAGCCCAACACCGCCTGGCTGGAAGGCTGCCTGCCGCTCGACGACAGCGGCTTCGTGCTCACCGGGGCGGCGGCGGGCGCGGCATCGCCCTATGCCACCGCCTGCCCGGGCATCTACGCGGTGGGCGACGTGCGCTCCGGCTCGGTCAAGCGCGTCGCGGCCAGCGTGGGCGAGGGCTCGGCCGTGGTGCAGGAGCTGCACCGGTTCCTCGCCACGGTGTGA